The window ATTTGTGATTTTGCAAATACATCCACCCCCAGCACGTTAAAAATAATGAGCACCACAAAAAGTGCACCCCCGATAACTGCCGGAGAACATGAAGGAATAAATGTCGATGAAATGATTGACCCGGCTATGGCCAGCTCGGAAGGAACCGCAAAAAAATTGGGAATAATATATCCTGCGATGGTTGCCACCATTGCAGGCAGCGCGCCCAGGGCTACCTGTGTGTAGGACCGGATACCTCCGGCGCTGGGCATAAGGCAGGCAAGTTCTGCAAAACTTTGCGCCGAAAAGTGCTGCAGTACCCAGGCTGCAAGCATGGCGATGACAAACCCGGGGCCGGCAATTCCCATGCCCTGGCCCAGGGTTACCAGTGTACTGGATGCTACGACCAGCCCCATGCTGACCGAAAGACAGGCCCAGAACCCCAGTGATCTTTTTAAATTATCCATTCCGCTCCTCCTCATAAAACCGGTTAATTTGTTTGCGTGGTTGACGCAAAACAAAGATACCTAATATATGGCAAGCCGGTATTGGAAAAAACGGAACAAGATTGTTATTTTATAAATTACCTCAACAAAAAATACCGTGAATAATTTGAGCCGGGGTATTCATGGAAAACTCTTTGAATTCATTAATAAAATGGGCCTGGTCATAATAACCGGCATCCTGGGCAAGATCAGCGAACGTCACTTTTTTTTCTAATTTGAGCAAGCTGAAACTTCTCTGGAAACGCACAATTCTGGAAAAGAGCTTGGGAGAAATGCCCACATATTTTTTAAACACATTGCTGACATGTCTTGTGGAGTATCCGGTTTCTTTGGCCAATTCCCGAACCCGGATCTCTCCACAGGATGCATTTATTTTTTCAAGAAGAAACGAGATCAGTGACGGGGCGCGATCCTTATCGCTGTTGCAACGGGTATAATACTTTTCAAACAGGGCGATTCTTTCATCGAAAGACCCGGCCCCGCAGATTAATTCCACAGATTCATCTGAGTTGCTTTGGATATCATCAAGGAGGATTTCCCGGTCTGTGAATTTAGACAGCGGACTTTTTAGAATTTGTTTTGCTGTGCCCGGGAAAAATCTTGCGCCAAAATAAAGACAGCCTTTTTTAAACTCAATCTGTTTGCCTTTTTTGACCGACCCGCACACCGACGCCGTAGGTGCCGAATCGGAGCAATGGAAAAGAATATCGATGGTTCCGTCCGGAACCGCCACAATGGCACGGTTATCATCCGATGGGACCTCAAAACTGTAATACTGTGCCAGCAGGCCGGATGGAGAACCGACACGGGAGACAAACTGTCTGGTGGACGATTTAAAAAAGGGCTGTTCCGGCAGATAAAAAGGCTTGTTCATCTTAAAACGGACTCTTTTCTTTGTTAAGCAACGTTACAAAATAAAAACAATCGTGACTTTTCACATCAGCAATACCGATAACGACGGCAGCATTTGCAACAACAGTGCCTTTATTCAAAATCGATATCTGCAAGACTAAATTCAACGCATTTTACTATCTGATTTTTAAAGATATATTTTTTTAAAATGTCATTTTAATATAGCCAAATCACTGAGGTAATCATCATATAATTGCAAGAAAAATACATTTTTGAAGCATGTATAATACAAAACCGTATTTTATTTGTAACACTCTTTTCCAATGACTTCCGATTTTTCCAATACTGGTATTTGGATTTGCTGTTATAGGTGCCCTTAAATTTATTTTATTTTTGCAAGGAGAAAAGATTATGAAACGAACCAATTACTCATCAGGTGCACCTCTTGAAGAAATTGCAGGATATTCACGTATGGTAAAGGTCGGCAATCACGTTTACATCGGCGGAACAACAGCGGTTCAACCCGATGGCTCTGTTTGCGGTGAAACCCCTAATGAGCAGGCCAGGTTCATATTTGAAAAATTCACAGACCTTTTAAGACAAGCCGGAGCCCAGGTAAAGGATGTCATCAAAGTCAAGGCATATATAACGGATATGGGGTTTGCAAAAGAGGTAGCCGACGCCTACAGTCAAATTTTTAAGCCGGTGCGTCCGCTTTTTACAATGATCGAGACCCCCAAACTCAACCGGCCGGCCCAAAAGGTTGAAATTGAAATAGAGGCCGTCATTGGATGCGAAATCTCATAAACTTACAAACTTAAATACGGGGGTAAAACATGACTTATCCAAAAATTGATTTTCTTTATCTGAGCGAAGCTGACATGGTCAAGGCGGGTGTAACCGAGATGGCAGGCTGCGTGGATGCCATGGAAACCATGTTCAAACTACTTAAAGTCGGTGATTTCCGCATGGGCGGCTCCAACAGCAATTCCCATGGTGTGATGATGACTTTTCCGGAAAACTCTACATTTCCCAATATGCCCACTAACGGGCCGGACAGGCGTTTTATGGCCATGCCGGCCTATCTTGGGGGTGAATTTGATATGGTTGGGATGAAATGGTACGGGTCCAACACGGAAAATCGTCAAAAAGGGCTTCCCCGCTCGATTCTGATGTTCACCCTCAATGACAAGGATACAGGCGCCCCTTTGGCATATATGTCGGCAAACTTGCTTAGCGCATACCGGACCGGTGCGGTTCCCGGCGTGGGGTTCAGATATTTTGCAAGGGAAGATGCAAGTGTTGTGGGCATTGTGGGGCCGGGGGTGATGAGCAAAACGGCCTTTGATGCCATCATGGCGGAACGTCCGGGGATCAAAACAGTAAAGATTAAAGGCAGGGGCAAGAAATCCATGGACGACTTTATTGCCTATCTGAATCAAAAGTACCCGTCCATAGAAAAGGTTGAGCCGGTTGCCGATATCGAGCAGGCTGCCAAGGACGCGGATATTGTTTTTGTGGGCACATCATCTCCCACAGGCGACATCAGCGAATACCCTTACATTAATGAAGCATGGCTGAAACCGGGAAGTGTGGTATGCTGCCCTGCAGCCGCCCGCTTTGATGATGACTTCATCCTCAACCGGGCAAGAAGTGTGGCCGACTGGATCAACCTCTATGAAGCCTGGGCAGAGGAGATGCCCTATCCGGCCTATGAAACCATTCCCATCCCTGCCGTACGCTGTATGGATCTGATTGCTGATGGAAAAATGGAAAAAAGCCAGGTAGATGATCTGGGCGACATTCTCACCGGTAAGGTGCCGGCCCGTCGAAATGAAGATGAGATCATTATCTACTCGGTGGGCGGACTGCCCGTTGAAGATGTGGCCTGGGGCACCATCATATACCGCAATGCCTTGGAAAAGGGAATCGGCACGAAGCTGAATCTCTGGGACAAGCCCGAGCTTGCCTGACGATCACCCAGGCAGCACTAAAAAATAGATGCTTACTTTAAAATCCCTGAAGGGTTGACTCGACACCGGTATGTGTTCTTTGCCTGTCAGACTGAACGAGGGCTTTTGTTTACAGTAAGGAGTGTTAGATGTTTAAAAGATTGCATGACAACAAACCCGGAGTGGATCGGGTAAATATTACCTTTGAAGGCGAGCCGTTGGAAGTTCCGGCAACGGAAACCGTTATAGCGGCTGTTATGGCGGCTGGTGCAGGCTATAACCGGACCTCGCCAATCAGTGGGGCATACCGTGCGGCCTACTGTCATATGGGCGTCTGCCATGAATGTCTAATGGAGATTGACGGCGTTCCAAATCAGCAAGCCTGCAAGATCCAAGTGCGCGACGGGATGGTGGTTAAGCGACAGTACGGCACAAAGGAGCCGGCCAATGGATAAACGATACGACATGGTTATCGTTGGCGCCGGCCCCGGCGGTCTTGCTGCGGCAGTCACTGCCGGCAAACTGGGCCTCTCAGCTTTGGTGGTGGATGAGCAACCGGAACCCGGTGGGCAGCTCTATCGCTCAATAGAGCGGAGCCTTCCTGAAAACGCTGATACGCTTGGCAAGGACTATCTTGCCGGCAAGCAACTGGTGGAGTCATTTCGTGCATCCGGTGTCACTTACCTGCCGAATAACAGTGTCTGGAATATCGATGACGCTTTAAATGTCGACTTGATATCCGCAGGGGTACCCCTGCGGGTGCGCGGCCGCCGGATTCTGTTCAGCGCCGGTGCCGTAGAGCGGCCGGTGCCGATTCCCAATTGGACCCTGCCTGGGGTGATGGGCGCCGCAGCTGCGGACATCCTGTTCAAGTCAGCGGATATGGTTCCCGAAGGCCCGGTTGTCCTGGCGGGCAGCGGGCCGCTGTTGTTGCTGGTTGCCTGCCACCTGGTTGATAACGGCGTTAAAATTTCTGCGATGGTGGAAACAGCCGGCTTAAAGGATTACGTCAAGGCAATTGCCTACCTGCCCGGGGCATTACGCCAAGGCAGCTACCTTCTTAAAGGGTTGCAGATGAGACTGAAAGTGAAACGTGCAGACGTGCCGCTTTACATAGGGTGTCGAAACCTGGCCGTATTCGGTGAGAATCAGGCGGAAGGTTTGGCATTTACCTGCCGCGGCAAACAGTTAAAAGTGGCTGCAGCAACGGTCCTGCTGCATGAAGGGGTGGTGCCGAACCTGCGCTTTAGCCGGTTGCTCAACTGCGAGCACGAATGGTACGCCCCGCAGCGTTATTGGCGACCGGTGCTTGACCGCTGGGGCCGAACGAGCGTGCCGGGTGTTTGGGTGGCTGGAGATGCCGGTGGCATCAACGGGGGGCAGGTGGCGGAAATTGCCGGCCATCTGGCTGCCATTGATACCGCCTGCAGCCTGGAGGTGTTCAGCGAGGCAGAACGCGATCATCTGGCTCAACCGTATTTGAAAAAGGCTCAACGGGAAAAGTTGATTCGGCCTTTTATCGACCATGTTTTTCCACCAAACCGGCAGGCACTGGTCCCACCTGACGATGATACGCTTGTCTGTCGCTGTGAAGAGTTGACTGCAGGTCAGATCCGTGACGCGGTAGCGAAGGGGGCACGCCATCCAGCCCAAATTAAAGGGCAGACGCGTGCTGGGATGGGTCCCTGTCAGGGAAGAATGTGTGGCGCGACAATTGCCGAAATTATTGCAGAAAGTTGTGCACTTGATATTAAAGAGGTTGGCACACTTCGGGTCAGACCGCCACTTCAACCCTTGAGCATTGAACAGTTGGCAAATCTGGAGCTGGGAGAAGAAAACGGATGAAGACAAATGCAGATGTGATCATCATAGGGGGCGGTATTATAGGCTGTTCAACCGCCTACTATTTAGCTAAAAAAGGGAAAACGGTCATCGTTCTGGAAAAAGGAAATAAAATCGGATATGGCGGCTCCGGCCGCAACGGTGGTGGGGTTCGACAATCAGGCAGGGACAAAAGAGAACTGCCTCTGGCAATGTATGGTGTGCAGAACCTTTGGCCGCATCTATCCGAAGAGCTGGGGACCGATGTCGAATATTACCAGCGGGGGAATCTTCGGCTGGGTAAAACGGATGAACATATTAAGATCCTGCAGGGACTCACCGACGTTGCGGTTTCCTTGGGCCTTGATGTGAAGATGATAAGCGGTTGCGACGTTAGAGAAATTTGCCCCCACCTGTCTGGGGAAGTGATCGGGGCCAGCTGGTGCCAAAGTGATGGTCATGCAAACCCGTTGCTGACAACGTTAGCATTTTATAACAAGGCCAATGCGTTAGGCGTACGTTTTCTTTTTGAACAAAGTGTGCTGACGATAAAAAAGGTTGCAGGCCGGGCGAGAAAGGTCGTAACCACCAGCGGGGAGTTTGAAGCAGAAAAAATTATCCTGGCTGCCGGCTATGAAAGCCAAGCGATCTCTAAAACCGTCGGCGTAGAAGTACCTATGAAGAAACTTGCACTGAATACCCTGATCACCGATGCACAATCTCCCATGTTTTATCAGATGCTCGGCACCGCTATGGCTGATTTTTACGGACATCAAACGACCCATGGCTCCTTTATTTTCGGTGGGGGTACGCCGCTGGATTCCAACGCCGTTAAAAGTGTAACAAACCATCCGCCGGCCAGTGCCACTGCCGCGACATGCAAAGGTATCCTTAGTTACATCCCCGCTTTGAAACATGCAAAAGTAGTTCGCAGCTGGGTTGGTTTTATTGATTGGTGCGAGGATAATGTCCCGGTAATCGACCATGTTGAAGCGGTCCCCGGTTTGATTCTGGCTTTTGGATTCTCCGGCCACGGCTTTGGCATTGCGCCTTGCGTAGGCACTGTCCTTTCGGAAATGGCCTGCGATGAAACTCCTTCCATCGATATCAGCGAACTCAATTATGGCCGGTTTAGCGGTTTATAAAGTCAACCCTCTCCTTCAATTTTTTCCCTTTTCAATTCGATCTCCATTGATCATTGTATTGGTCTTTTCAGAGAAGAAGGTTCTGACAAATTCATTGGTGTCTTCTTTTGTCAGGTTGCATTTTCTTTTAAGCGCCTGAATCAGTTCAAGTTTGTTCAAATATGTATCCTCCGCATTCAAATCACCCACTATACCCGCATAGCGGGTATAGTGGGTGATTTGAATGGTGCAAGGCAAGGCCTTTCTAATCCTTTAAAAAAGGATCTGGCTTAGGAAGAGCTTGGTCCTGTCATTTTGAGGATTGCTGAAAAATTCTTCGGGTTCGTTTACTTCAATGATCTCGCCCCGGTCCATAAACATGACTTTGTGGGCAACGCTTTTGGCAAATCCCATTTCGTGGGTCACAACGATCATGGTCATGCCTTCCCGGGCCAGGCTGATCATGACATCAAGAACCTCTTTGACCATCTCCGGGTCCAGGGCTGATGTCGGCTCGTCAAAAAGCATGATGTTGGGCTTCATGCAAAGGCTTCTGGCGATTGCCACACGCTGCTGTTGTCCGCCGGAAAGCTGGCCTGGAAATTTTTTTGCCTGTTCTGCAATCTGTACTTTTTCAAGGTAGTACATGGCTGTTTCTTCAGCTTCTTTTTTCGGGGTCTTTCTGACCCATATGGGACCAAGGGTAAGATTTTCCAAAATGGTCAAATGGGGGAACAGGTTGAAATGCTGAAACACCATCCCGACTTCAGAACGGACCTTTTCAATATTTTTTAAATTTTTGGTCAGTTCAATGCCATCGACAATAATCTGCCCCTTCTGGTGTTCTTCAAGGCGGTTGATGCACCGGATTAAAGTGGATTTACCCGATCCCGAGGGGCCGCATACAACGATGCGCTCTCCCTTTGCCACATCAAGGTTGATATCTTTCAAAACGTGGAAATCACCATACCACTTGTGCATGCCGATGATCTTTATTATGGTTTCCGCCTTTGAAGTTTCAGGGCCGGTGGCTTGTGTCTGTTCTTGGTTCATAGGTATTTGCTCAAATAATTGGGTTATTGGCTTATAAACTGGTATCGAGCTCCCGTTCCAGCCTGCGGCTGTAATTGGACATGAAAAAGCAGCAGATGAAATAAATCATGGCCAGGAAAATATACGCTTCGGTGGAAAATCCCATCCATTTGGGGTCTGATAATGTTGATTGCGTAGTCTTCAAGACGTCGTACAGCCCGATGATGACAACCAGTGAGGTGTCTTTGAAAGCCGAAATCAGAATACTCACCGACGGCGGGATGACTATTTTCAGTGCCTGGGGAAGAATAACCAGGCGCATGGTCTGGGCGTAACTGAGCCCCAGGGCGTCGGCTGCCTCGAACTGGCCTTTGCTGATTCCCTGAAGTCCGCCTCTGACCACCTCGGCAATGTATGCGGCCGTGAACATGATGATGGCCACCTGGGCCCTTAAAATGGCATTGATGGCCACACCTTCCGGAAGCAACAGGGGAAAGACCACAGAGGACATAAACAGCAGGCTGATCAAGGGGACTCCCCGGATCAGCTCAATGTAGAATATACAGAAGGTTTTGATGACCGGCATCTTGGATTGGCGTCCCAGGGCCAAAAGAACACCTAACGGATACGCCGATGTCAGACCGAACACCGAAAGCAGCAAGGTCAGGATAATGCCCCCCCATTTTTCAATGTCAACCGGGGTAAGCCCGAATATGCCGCCTTTAAGGAGGACGCCCATAACCACAATGGAGATAATCCATGTGTATCCCAGGGCGGGTTTCCAAAGCTTTCTGTTTTGACTGATGACCAGAAGGGTGACGAGTATCACAATGGATGTCATCGGCCGCCAGAGGATATCCTGGGGATAAAATCCAAACAGAATGATTTTATAATTGGCTGTGATTACAGACCAGAAAGCACCGGCAGCATGTCTGCAGTTCGCCTGGGGATCCCAGCAGCTGTCAATAAACGCCCACTCTAAAAAGGGAATAATCAAGTACCACAGCAGGCATATGATCAGGATCGTCAACAGGGTATTCGAAGGTGAGCTGAACAGGTTTTCTTTAATCCATCCGGCCACCCCCACGGTTGCCATGGGTGGTT is drawn from uncultured Desulfobacter sp. and contains these coding sequences:
- a CDS encoding FAD-binding oxidoreductase — encoded protein: MKTNADVIIIGGGIIGCSTAYYLAKKGKTVIVLEKGNKIGYGGSGRNGGGVRQSGRDKRELPLAMYGVQNLWPHLSEELGTDVEYYQRGNLRLGKTDEHIKILQGLTDVAVSLGLDVKMISGCDVREICPHLSGEVIGASWCQSDGHANPLLTTLAFYNKANALGVRFLFEQSVLTIKKVAGRARKVVTTSGEFEAEKIILAAGYESQAISKTVGVEVPMKKLALNTLITDAQSPMFYQMLGTAMADFYGHQTTHGSFIFGGGTPLDSNAVKSVTNHPPASATAATCKGILSYIPALKHAKVVRSWVGFIDWCEDNVPVIDHVEAVPGLILAFGFSGHGFGIAPCVGTVLSEMACDETPSIDISELNYGRFSGL
- a CDS encoding amino acid ABC transporter permease → MDIQADTQKAKEVVKPPMATVGVAGWIKENLFSSPSNTLLTILIICLLWYLIIPFLEWAFIDSCWDPQANCRHAAGAFWSVITANYKIILFGFYPQDILWRPMTSIVILVTLLVISQNRKLWKPALGYTWIISIVVMGVLLKGGIFGLTPVDIEKWGGIILTLLLSVFGLTSAYPLGVLLALGRQSKMPVIKTFCIFYIELIRGVPLISLLFMSSVVFPLLLPEGVAINAILRAQVAIIMFTAAYIAEVVRGGLQGISKGQFEAADALGLSYAQTMRLVILPQALKIVIPPSVSILISAFKDTSLVVIIGLYDVLKTTQSTLSDPKWMGFSTEAYIFLAMIYFICCFFMSNYSRRLERELDTSL
- a CDS encoding (2Fe-2S)-binding protein, translated to MFKRLHDNKPGVDRVNITFEGEPLEVPATETVIAAVMAAGAGYNRTSPISGAYRAAYCHMGVCHECLMEIDGVPNQQACKIQVRDGMVVKRQYGTKEPANG
- a CDS encoding HU family DNA-binding protein codes for the protein MPCTIQITHYTRYAGIVGDLNAEDTYLNKLELIQALKRKCNLTKEDTNEFVRTFFSEKTNTMINGDRIEKGKN
- a CDS encoding Rid family hydrolase, which produces MKRTNYSSGAPLEEIAGYSRMVKVGNHVYIGGTTAVQPDGSVCGETPNEQARFIFEKFTDLLRQAGAQVKDVIKVKAYITDMGFAKEVADAYSQIFKPVRPLFTMIETPKLNRPAQKVEIEIEAVIGCEIS
- a CDS encoding amino acid ABC transporter ATP-binding protein; protein product: MNQEQTQATGPETSKAETIIKIIGMHKWYGDFHVLKDINLDVAKGERIVVCGPSGSGKSTLIRCINRLEEHQKGQIIVDGIELTKNLKNIEKVRSEVGMVFQHFNLFPHLTILENLTLGPIWVRKTPKKEAEETAMYYLEKVQIAEQAKKFPGQLSGGQQQRVAIARSLCMKPNIMLFDEPTSALDPEMVKEVLDVMISLAREGMTMIVVTHEMGFAKSVAHKVMFMDRGEIIEVNEPEEFFSNPQNDRTKLFLSQILF
- a CDS encoding helix-turn-helix domain-containing protein, encoding MNKPFYLPEQPFFKSSTRQFVSRVGSPSGLLAQYYSFEVPSDDNRAIVAVPDGTIDILFHCSDSAPTASVCGSVKKGKQIEFKKGCLYFGARFFPGTAKQILKSPLSKFTDREILLDDIQSNSDESVELICGAGSFDERIALFEKYYTRCNSDKDRAPSLISFLLEKINASCGEIRVRELAKETGYSTRHVSNVFKKYVGISPKLFSRIVRFQRSFSLLKLEKKVTFADLAQDAGYYDQAHFINEFKEFSMNTPAQIIHGIFC
- a CDS encoding FAD-dependent oxidoreductase, with translation MDKRYDMVIVGAGPGGLAAAVTAGKLGLSALVVDEQPEPGGQLYRSIERSLPENADTLGKDYLAGKQLVESFRASGVTYLPNNSVWNIDDALNVDLISAGVPLRVRGRRILFSAGAVERPVPIPNWTLPGVMGAAAADILFKSADMVPEGPVVLAGSGPLLLLVACHLVDNGVKISAMVETAGLKDYVKAIAYLPGALRQGSYLLKGLQMRLKVKRADVPLYIGCRNLAVFGENQAEGLAFTCRGKQLKVAAATVLLHEGVVPNLRFSRLLNCEHEWYAPQRYWRPVLDRWGRTSVPGVWVAGDAGGINGGQVAEIAGHLAAIDTACSLEVFSEAERDHLAQPYLKKAQREKLIRPFIDHVFPPNRQALVPPDDDTLVCRCEELTAGQIRDAVAKGARHPAQIKGQTRAGMGPCQGRMCGATIAEIIAESCALDIKEVGTLRVRPPLQPLSIEQLANLELGEENG
- a CDS encoding tyramine oxidase subunit B → MTYPKIDFLYLSEADMVKAGVTEMAGCVDAMETMFKLLKVGDFRMGGSNSNSHGVMMTFPENSTFPNMPTNGPDRRFMAMPAYLGGEFDMVGMKWYGSNTENRQKGLPRSILMFTLNDKDTGAPLAYMSANLLSAYRTGAVPGVGFRYFAREDASVVGIVGPGVMSKTAFDAIMAERPGIKTVKIKGRGKKSMDDFIAYLNQKYPSIEKVEPVADIEQAAKDADIVFVGTSSPTGDISEYPYINEAWLKPGSVVCCPAAARFDDDFILNRARSVADWINLYEAWAEEMPYPAYETIPIPAVRCMDLIADGKMEKSQVDDLGDILTGKVPARRNEDEIIIYSVGGLPVEDVAWGTIIYRNALEKGIGTKLNLWDKPELA